The DNA region ATTGCCTTTCTATTGCAATAAAGAAAGCTACAggaaaattgggctcattactttttggcTGCCCCTCATATTTTCATCAACCTTACTTGGACGGAAGCAAACCAACAAATTTCATTTTAGGCAAACACTGACTTCATTTGGTCATATATATTTGCCTTGGCAGAGGACTAATAGAATTGTTTCGGGAGCCTCGTTGTCATTACACGACCTACTGTTTATGAATATCACATTAAAGAATCTTGTCATAATAAAAACAGAGATTAGATTAATATACAAATCACTTCATAAAGTCAGGAACTGGGGATGAAAATATTACACATCAAAGTGAAGGTGCGGGACCAGATAGATATTTGTCACCCTGCATGAGAGGTACGGAAGTGAAATACACCACACTTCAAAGGCTGCAATATGCTTGGGGAAAGGCGGCATGAAAACACCAGGGCATCTGTACCATGTGGGtaccatgtttatttttattctagcggtaaatatttgcatgaaccTGTATGTGAACCTTGTGAGATTATGTTAATATGTAAGCATACTATTTATAttgtatgtaaacattttgCCACATATAAATTGTTTTGCAAACATCTGTAGCAATACCTGTCTTTGATAACATTTCAGAATTAGGTGTAAGCCACTTAATAGTAAATAGATGACTATGTGACACTTATTATTGTACACAGTAGGACAGACCGATTAATACATTTCGATCAattaattcaagtttatttgtcaagccaattttttttttttctcaatagtGGAGACTGTAATTCAAAGTCTGTCCACTCTGGCACCCAGTGTTGCACTGAACATGGCAGCAAACAGAAAGGAGCAAATTTACAAAAGCACTGTCATTGGCCAAGTAGCAACGTTTCTGACCCCTCCAGCGACTGTTTTTCGAAAAAGCGACTAGTGAGTTTTATTCCCACTAAGAAACAGACACCATGAACGGAatgattttcacatttttcgAAGTCAAGAAAGGAGCCCAGTGGAAGGCAATTATGGAGTCTATCATGCTGACCATTGCCAAAAACATGGGTATTTACATATTATATACAGCAGCGATataacaacattttgaaaactttTGACGCGAGGTATGTGCTTTCAAACTGCAAATATTATGCCTAGGTCCCCTTACCTTACCTCTACAACTCGACATAAGAGGGTGAGAGAGCATTTtaattgttaatttatttaggaTCAACTATATATTTTGACAACAGGGAATATTTCCCCAAAAGGAAACACTTATTTTCATGTTATCTGTAAAATttaaagtataaataaataaacaagtactgtatttttattatttctgttGAAGTTCATGCAAGTCAATGCTGGGGGGGAAtttaatgaaatttttttttaaaaggttccTTGGTTCTAGGAGAAATCACAGCAGtggaaaagcaaaacttgttttgcaTCATGCCACTGTCGTTTGCCTTTTCTATAAGTGAAATGCGAGAAAATGATGACTAAAGATCCCGTATTTTAAtcaaaccaactttttgtagtacttgggatgtaatattgtctctatggtgcctcagaaAACATgggaaatatgaattaaaattgtccacgcattcctgagttccagatgttttttttctgtcgagaGGGCTGAAATCAGGTAATTCGattttctcaagcttatctacgtcactagtgaagatctctgccttccctttccactccctagctgtcaacataaacactgTGCTcgcacaagtgggtcttctacatggagaaaaccaatcagaggaaagtggAAAGTCTTAGACaaacaaagtggatacaaaactgcatcaaacagaagtagctgtcagaggcgCCTTTTCTggatgacaaaaccaaggtgtttgtGAAATTAACagttttatactaagtccatgttagagagtcactctatggaggattaaatagccaaaatatagGACCTTAAAATcggaaatcagatttttgtgaaaaggccatatcgcccagccctaataTGACTATCTTAAAACGTTTTCTGCATTTTGTGACACTGTCTGGCATTTTTAAAGGTTATTAGTATGTATAGACGTAATTCTGTAAGCGCtgtttaatttttgtttcaacGGGTTTCTAAAGAGGGACAACATGTCGTGAAGGTCTGCATTCTTTCAGACCGTAGAATGACCATTTTGTGAAAAtgggagttcagaacattcagacaGCCAAACTAAGAAATAACTAAGAAATTAAGAAATACCATAAGtaatcattcattttccatatagACAATCAggaaaatgtcatcaaatgccTCACCATAGACTTGGAAGTTAAGGAGGGAACAAAATAAAGTAGAAATGGAATATGGCACCTGGTGGGTGGGAGCGTTGGACCGCTGCACCTTGGCTGTGTCACCGCTCTCATCAAAGTTGCTCTTCCACACCATCACctgcatgtgagtgcaaaatTGTTGTGTATTTTGCCAAAAACAGGATGTACATTAATGGTTTTAGGGATATTTTTTCGCTATAAAATGCAGCTTAAAAGGGTAGATCACATAGATCAGATTAGATTTTAACTTATCACCTGTTCATCAGAACCTCCAGAGGAAAAGTACTCTCCTGTTCTGGAAAAGGCCACACAATTTACTGGACCCTGCAGAGAAACAGAGACAAGATCACATGCTATCTTTGTCACACCTGACGACTCCTCTGCTAACTCCTGCCCCTGCATGGGAGCACAGGGAACAAATAAAGAAAGCAAAGACACGGGTGGGCAGGGGTCAAACTCTGGTCAGAGCCAGCAATGATCACCTGGGGATGTCAGAACAAAGGAattgaaaagaaacacacacaaggcaAGTGGAAATAATAAAAAGCGAGCTGTGTCCTATGCACGGCAGGCACCCAGACAGGCCGGTTTGTGTGAGGAACGCTTTCCCAGAAGCACCTGAGCGAAGCAGACAGTGTCACTATGGCAACGCGACGACCTGACAGACAGTATGTTCTGCTTCTGCTCTGACTAATGCCTGCTGCCAGGCTGGCACTTGCCATGGCTAGACAAACACACATTACTGTACTTTTCTTCGGGTGGACGTTCAATGATACGTACATTCTTCAGCTCTTTACTCCTACCAACACTCATACCTGCCTCCGAGCCTTATCCAGTACAGAGCCTGAACACAACTCTATCATTCACACTAAAACGGCACAGCTCAtgatatacagtgctgtgaaaaagtatttgcccctttctcaaattcgtatttataaaataataatagtaataattctataaaatgcattttaaaaatgtattttattcattaaggaaaaaaatactattcaaagttacctggccctgtgtgagtAAGCAACcgccccccttgttaaatcatgaaataaCATTCTCATCGCATTTTTTTGAAAgatgagttcattttcattaaCCACTAACCTGCTTTAGCTACTTCAgaacctggacgacttgctgtcattgatggaaccatgaattctgctcctTACCAGAAAATCacaaaggagaatgttcagtcatcagtttgtggcctcaagctgaagcgcacttagGTTCCGCAgaaggacaatgatccaaaacacaccagctaGTTAACTTCtgaatgggttaaaaaaaataataattcagtaaaattttaaaaagaaggtttggagtggccttgtcatgaatccgattgaaatgctgtgtcaTGACCTtatttgacatctatcagtgtggaaagggcttcaaaagccatttctaaagctttaggtttccagcaaaccatagggagagccattatcctcacatggagaaaacatagaacaatggtgaaccttcccaggagaacagcaatgactcatcaaggaggtcacaaaggaacttagaacaacttctaaagaactgcaggcctcagtTAAGATCAGTGTTCATggctcaacaataaggaagagactgggcaaaaatggcatgcatgccagagttccaaggcgaaaaccacttctgaaccaaaaagaacataaaggcacgttttactttttcaaaaaaacatctgaatgattgcCAAGACTTTGGGGAgattattatatggactgacaagacgaaagttgagctttttggaagatgtgtgtctcgttacatctggcgtaaatgtagcacagcatttcagaaacagAACATCATAACAACCAAcagtggtggtagtgtgatggtcttgggctgcttgaCTCTTTCAggcctggacaacttgctgtgattgatggaaccatgaattctgctctttaacagaaaatcctgaaggagaatgttcagccatcagtttgtgacctcaagctgaagcgcacttgagttctgcagcaggataactttcaaaaacacaccagcaagtcaacttctcaatggatttacaaaaaaaaaataaaaaaatgaaggttttggagtggcctagtcaaactCCAGACTTGAATTCTATTGAAATGCcatggcatgaccttaaaaaggccgctCATCCATGAAAAcactcaatttttgctgaatacaaacaattctgcaaggaagagtgggccaaaatatctccacagagatgtgaaagactcattgccagttatagaaaacgcttgatttcactTGTTGGTGCTGATggctcaaccagttattaggtttaggggggcattttcacacagggtcaaatagctttgaatatttttttctcccttaataaatgaaatcaccttttaaaaaaataattttaagttgacgggttatatttgtctgatatttaccttTGTATAATGATCTTAAAGTGATCTatgcaaaaagtaaaaatgtaagaatttgagaaggggccaatactttttcacagcactgtaaaattgcctaaaaaaaatattctctcattattctggcatttagtaGATGGAAATAATGTTTGTAATCCCAATTGACCTAAACCAGGAAAAGCTTATTCTGATTTTATGTCAGtcagaaaaaaagtatgttGTTCTATATTTCTGATGCGCAACCTGTAGAAGCACCATCAAAAGAGGTCCCCAGTGAAGCAGTCACATTAACCTTAGCGCCCATACTGACAGGAGCGataatataatatgtatattatactatatataatatatattatactaTATAACTAATATAGTGAAACCTCTCCTTTCCAGGACGCAGACCTctgattttaaatgattttcccTTAAGACATAAGTGAAATTGAAAGAATCCATTCCAGGGTCACACTCGCTCACCTTAAAACCTTTGTTAATTGTAAAGGCAATGTTTTGAGTAACATTTCAACTGTCATTATAATCTGAGATCTATGATCACAGTGACAAAAATATAGACCGAGAGAATCCAAGCCGCTGTACATTCTGTTcttgttatgattattatgtattattattatttacttagccatattgtactgagcagcctggAGAGAAGATTTGTACGCCGAACAGGCAACCGTGTGGCTTATTTGCATGAGAACAGGTTGACTTGCCACTGTGCTCCTTGAATACGGGGACACCCGTTATCCAGTGTCGGTCGTGAGGGTCTGTTCTCATCTGCCatttaagtgtaaaaagaagttaacaaCAGTGGAAAACAGATGGCCTAAAGCCAGCTGActcctgcttcttttttttagaaGCCCATTTTTCTTAATCGTACGACATCTGCGTCATATGAATTTAGTAGTTCTACTGTACTGTGAGAGCTGCCAGCTCCAACAGAATGGAGTCAGTGCTGAGCCAAAAAGAACAATGAGACAAACTGAGAATGTGTGCATGAGATGACAACTTTAGAAGTGTGAGAAGGAGGATATGATGTATtcgttttttaaatcagaacaaAGAGTGTACAAGTGGCAAATGAGGTAGAAGGACCACACACAGGACACAAAAATGTGTTAGATCGATAGGTTTCCACTGGTTGTTGGGCCTGCCAATCCAGTCGGGCCTAAAGTGAGAATATCAAAGCTGaagaacagacagacagagtaaACGTTGGACAAAAGGAAGGAGCtgaaaaaagaggaggaggaagaagaggaggaggaggaggcggaggataGGATCCACACGAACAGAGGAAGAAAACAGGGTCCTGTTTCGGAGATGAGTCATTATGAGTGGGCTGCTTGCCTGgcaaatactaaaataaactGTACACATACAAAAGGGGtaaaaaagtaaatgaacatactgtatacacacttCGAGGAAGAAAACATGCAGCCAGTTTACATGGAGAACAATTGTCATGACCACCTAAACCAGGGGTCAGCAATTTGGTGCATGTAGGCACCAGGTAGCCCGCAAGTAGCCGacaggcctgttctaaaaatccCCTTAGCTGACttgtgatgggacattgtgatttcctctgaatgttgtagaagtcatcacttgaaaatgtaaaaaaactgcAGTTTTATAGAAAGTGTTGGATGTAGACATTTGTTTCTTCCTTTGTTCAATCAGTTATTATAATAAATCATTAACGTGCAGcgtcttcacatagatgaatataatttattgtaacataattaaaggtaatttaaGCTAATTGGTTCGTTCAGAAGTGTGCATCAAATTGGcagccctttgcattaatcagcaCCAAAGCAGTTGctctgtttcaaaaaggttggtgacccccgAGTCCTAAATTGTACATGTAACTGCAGTAAAACCAATAGAATGTTTCTTCCAGTTTCTTAAAGCCCAGCATTATTTGAGAATACTCTCACTTTACAGTCCCTTTAACTCAAGATTTTCCCAGGATATTAAGAACTTTGGTTCGTATTTGCATGATTGTACCTGGTGTCCGTGCAGTGTAAACAACAGTTTTCCTTCCACAAGGTCCAATATCTTGGTTGTGGAATCGTTAGACGCGGTGAGGAGGAAATTACCAGATGGATGGAAAGACAAACTGTTCACCACCCCACTGTGGACTAGAgagaacacattcacacacaagtACAAAAGTAGCACATATAATATTAATTCACGTTCACAAATACTGAACAGTGAAACGTCTGCTAGCCTCGATTACACTTGTATAGGCAGGCCAACCAGGCACTACATAAACTGCAGAAGCCTGTTGTACATAATTAACATACCTGCATAATTCAAACCAATTCCGTATGCAACCGATTCTAGCAGaactgcctcttttttttttttatatgtagtCTACTGTATTTATGCTCTTCACATTGTGACTCAATGCTGGCTCAAAATCATGTTTAAATTCACACAAAcgatgatggcaagctccgataATCACATTTGATTTATGTAGGCATGTACTGTAGTAATTTGAGTCTTGACAGAGACAAAATGAACACAGCAGATTTTCCATGAACCACAGGCGCCCTCTTTTGGCTGAAAGATGATAGAAGACAGCTGTCAACAACTGCATTCACAAAAcggtgtaaaacaaaaaacaaataaaaatttatgattttaaatgtttattttttattttattttataattttatgaTGCAAACCACAAGCACAATAATACACTTTTGGTTAGAATTTTACCTCTCAAAACTGAGGCATTCAATTTTGATATGGCAGTTGTATTGGATCACATTACATGTGTACCTAGATTTGTGGGAGCTGAGTGTATATAGAGAACAAGGGGAAACAACCAAAGcagaacacaatctgttcctgGTTAACTTCAGAGCTGTTCAAATGTCAATTCAATTTATCCCattaaaatcatgttcaaacaaTTAATTCATTTGTTTCAGGCTCAAACTGTCACACTCAAGTACATGTGATGTTTTAAATACTATTTGAACATGCCTTAAATTAATACAAGTTAGTATAGTTAACCATgtcataataaaacaacaaatacaattaaGTAAAACTACTCAACATTTAAAGTGATTTGTTAAACATTTCTAGTCAGGTCAAATATGTGTTTTGCtacaaagtctacacacccctgttcaaatttgAACTTTGGAGGTTCTCCTGGCTTACATTCACATTCCAGATAATGcggcccccaaaaaacaaccgaaacagaatacattttaattaagctACTTAAACCAAGAGTATCATATTTTATCAACCTGTCATTTTCTCATGTCAGTCTGGGAATTTGTGAACTTAATCAACATAATGAAGCGGAGGAGGGGACAAGAATGACTGTTCCCGAACCGATGTCATTATCCATTATTAGCTCTCACAGCTGAAATCCATTAAGGGGAGCCAATTAAAACAACAGAGCGGTAGACAGACAAACAGGCCTTGTCAACATTTCATGTAATGACAATGAAAGACATCATGAATACAAACTAAGCCAGACACTGTTGATTATAGCCTGACAATTAACAGGCTGTGATTACTTAAAATAATGGCAAGGTGTCTTGACTCTTTACCTTGGTAATGTTGCAGCATCTTAAGGGATCGAATGTCCCACACCTTCACTGAATTGTCAGTACTGGCTGCAGCGATGCATGTTCCACTGGGATGGAAATCCACATGGTTTGCATAACTAGAGGATagaggaaataaaaatgaacttaatAAATGAAGAGCGACATCTTTGCTTCGGTCAAATTCTGGTAAAAAGGGCTCACCCTGCATGTTCGTAGAAAGAATGAATACATTCCCTGCTGTTCTTGTCCCAGAGCTTAATGGTTTTGTCATCACTTGAGGAAATGATCAAGCGGctatctggagaaaacctacaaGAAATGTACATACTTAATGAGGTTAAAGATCAATttggaattgaaaaaaagactCACACCTGGCACAGCGGACCCAGTTGATGTGCTGATTGAGGGAGAACAGGAACTTTTGTCGGTGAACGGCCCAGACCTTGACTGTCTTGTCATCGGACGCCGTGACCAGAGCCTGACCATCCCCGGAGAAGTTCACACTACGCACAGTGGCCGTGTGAGCCTTGAATACGGTTGACTGAGCCTtcctgcaaaacacacacacacacacacacacacacagacatgaggGCCTGGCtactcagtacaatatgagcaatacAACTACCGGTAAGCATCAATGGCTTTATTAATTTCAGTTATACCAATAAAACACCACTAGGTGATGAGTATTGCCTCTCCATTACGTAGCTCTCAGGTGTCTTCAAGGTTTACTTTACTTTCACTATTATTTTACAATGGGTCAAATatgagaatatattttttttttaaatataaattattgtttttcttctttgtacTGTCCAAATCATTGAGGTGCATGcataaataaaagaacaaattgAAGAAATAACAGAGCTGTACccaggcaaaaaaacaacaacaaaacatacatgttGGGCACCCAAAGGCGTACAGTCTTGTCTTTGGAGCAGGAGGCTACCAGGTGTCCTGAGGGAGAAAACTGGATCGAGGTGACAGAGTCTTCATGTCCGTCAAAACGATACGCACGCCTCTGAGGTTTCATGTTCCAGATCATCACGATGCAGTCAGTGGAGCTTGTGGCTGGAGAATGACAATGCAGGGCGTGAATAAGGTTTGGTATGCAAGTGTCAGAAAACATAAGAAAAGTCAAATTAGAGCACAGATTCATAGATGTGCAGAGAAATTAGAGCACTTACCGATCTGTTTCATGTTGCTGCTGAAGTCCACACTCGTCACAGCATCCTTGTGACCCTTGAAATTACGCTCAAGTGTCGGATCAGGCTATGTGGATAGAgagacaaattaaaatattgctACACATTACATAACCTGACTTTTAGCATTAATGACTAAACAATGAAAGATTTTGCATTAACCGTCTGAAATGGGTCTGAAAATGTCATACACGTCTGTAAACTGGTCTGGCCACTTAGCCATCCTTTTAATTTGACTTAATACTTATCGCACACCGCGTCAATAAAAATTAAGTATTATTATGCGGCaatggcatatatatatatttgtaagtaCTTGCGCTTTGGAACCAGAGGGTCATGGTTTGACTTCTGCTGCAgacaaatgaaaatggaaagtaGTCGTTGCAGggatgctagtctgcttcctgactACTGGCCCTTTGAGCAACGCATTGACACCCTCCACTAAAGACTAATTTGTGGCCAGAAAATAGGTATAAGATGGGCATATAATACTAATTTGTGGGTTTACTATTCCCATGAATTTGGGCATCTAGGCAAGAAGCATGGAGCGCACCTTTGCGAGAGAATGCAATAGGCAATGTCCTGTAACCTTACCAGTTCTAGAGATGGTGTGTTCCATTTGCTTACCCAAATGTCCAATAACGTATTATCATTCATTTgtattgtgtgtacattatacCTCCTTTGTTGCCACTATTGAGTATTTTGCACATtatacctacctacctacctggATACCTGAGACGAATGATTAATTATTCACTCATTTCTTTTTGTGTAAATTTTTATgtctattttctctctttttttggtgctgtttttactactactactaaagaaaacatgttttccAATGTGTACGTCATCTCTTACATCATCTATCTACATGGAACACAACGTACCTAGTAGGCATACGCACAGGCACGGACGCACGCGCGTGTTCCTTCGTTTAAGGTACTTGTCTGACGCATAGTAATCTGTCatttcttcacaaaaaaaatgtgtgcgcCTAATGTAGCAGCTCAGTGCACGTTGACGATCGTAATCAGGCTTATACCCGCATGGTGGCGCTGTTCCGATTGGATTTGCTTCCAAGCGGCCAAGAAGAAGTAGCTGCGCCACACTTGTTTGTCCCTGGCGTTTGTCTTTTCGGCCCAGCTTTGTGCATCCATCGCAGCATTGCGATATCAAGACCGTTTTGCCGTAGATGTTTTTTACAGGTTCTTTATACAAAGTTGACGACTCAAGTAACCAGTAACCCACTTAAATGCGAGGGGAGCTTTTTGTACTACCTCTCAATCAAAGCGCGGGGCAACACGAGTTAGGTAAATAAGTGTTGTCAAGGAGACGTGAGTCTGCGACGCTAGCAGCGACATAGCTCGCGTGCGGAAAGGATTAAAAAGACTTGTTTTGCCACGCCTGGGTGGATTTCTTTTCGTGGCATGGCCGAGCTGCACATCATAGGCCAGCTGGTTGGTGCCACGGGATTCCCTCATAACCGTCTCTTTTGCAAATGGGGGGTTCATACGGGCGGAGCGTGGCGTCTTCTCTCCGGCTTGAAGCAGGGTCAAACTCAAGTGGACAGCCCTCAGACTGGAGACATGGCGTACTGGTGCCACCCTATTGACCTGCATTACACTACCAAGGGACTCCAAGGTTGGCCCAAGATCCACCTCCAGGTGTGGCACCAGGACTCTTTCGGTCGGTGCGAGTTGTTCGGATACGGCTACTGCCACGTCCCCTCCAGCCCGGGACACCATCGAGTCAGCTGTTGCACGTGGAGGCCCCTCGGCTCCTGGCAGGAGGAGCTATCGCGAACGTTTGTTGGCGGTGGACCGCAGCTCAAGAGCCCGGATCTCATCTACAGCGGGGCGGACAGATACAGGCTGCACACCGCGGCCATGGGCACCGTAGAGCTGGAGCTCGGCATCATCATGAGACACTTTGACAAATATGGCGTCGAGAATTGACACCAAAATGACccgcatgcttttttttttttttttttttttaaatatatataaatatatatatatgtatatatatacacataaatatatatatatatatatatatatatatatatatatatacacataaatcAGAACCATGGACCAAAATGAACTAAATGTACGTCCTTTGAAATCACACAcgtccaaccaacttggttgCAAAATTCAGTGAATTTTGACACTTTACAtgggaataaaccaggaatttacaaaattgaatGTTTTCTCTTAATAGGGAACTCAAATATAGTTTggggaaatatattttatcataaTAATGAAATTAATATTTGATTTAATGGATGAACCTTGCCCCCTTTCCCCATTATCTAGTAATTTGCTGCATTCGATTTATGAacggattggggggggggggggtgagtaaTATTCCACTCATTACCGTTTTTGTTATTTCAAACTTTATAAAGAGCTACTGCACTCACAAATAAATTTGTTGAAATGTCATGCTttgtaaaatgtagtttttatgGATGTCTGCTTGTGACAAAACAACGTTTGTATTTATGCTTGAATACGATATGCagaacatcacgtgaccaaa from Phycodurus eques isolate BA_2022a chromosome 10, UOR_Pequ_1.1, whole genome shotgun sequence includes:
- the poc1a gene encoding POC1 centriolar protein homolog A isoform X2, with product MTSALPDPTLERNFKGHKDAVTSVDFSSNMKQIATSSTDCIVMIWNMKPQRRAYRFDGHEDSVTSIQFSPSGHLVASCSKDKTVRLWVPNMKAQSTVFKAHTATVRSVNFSGDGQALVTASDDKTVKVWAVHRQKFLFSLNQHINWVRCARFSPDSRLIISSSDDKTIKLWDKNSRECIHSFYEHAGYANHVDFHPSGTCIAAASTDNSVKVWDIRSLKMLQHYQVHSGVVNSLSFHPSGNFLLTASNDSTTKILDLVEGKLLFTLHGHQGPVNCVAFSRTGEYFSSGGSDEQVMVWKSNFDESGDTAKVQRSNAPTHQTSEPAQTAAKIGRGHSGAKHPNTHKSSSTSSTSINVKSHGTAQQSLQVPHTLEGTAAPGLTNTLQHIMGQLDILTQTVSYLEQRLTLTEDKLKECLQNQGASHAQTFPDETSWTPVAPY
- the poc1a gene encoding POC1 centriolar protein homolog A isoform X1 yields the protein MTRSGRNVYIYKPDPTLERNFKGHKDAVTSVDFSSNMKQIATSSTDCIVMIWNMKPQRRAYRFDGHEDSVTSIQFSPSGHLVASCSKDKTVRLWVPNMKAQSTVFKAHTATVRSVNFSGDGQALVTASDDKTVKVWAVHRQKFLFSLNQHINWVRCARFSPDSRLIISSSDDKTIKLWDKNSRECIHSFYEHAGYANHVDFHPSGTCIAAASTDNSVKVWDIRSLKMLQHYQVHSGVVNSLSFHPSGNFLLTASNDSTTKILDLVEGKLLFTLHGHQGPVNCVAFSRTGEYFSSGGSDEQVMVWKSNFDESGDTAKVQRSNAPTHQTSEPAQTAAKIGRGHSGAKHPNTHKSSSTSSTSINVKSHGTAQQSLQVPHTLEGTAAPGLTNTLQHIMGQLDILTQTVSYLEQRLTLTEDKLKECLQNQGASHAQTFPDETSWTPVAPY
- the b9d2 gene encoding B9 domain-containing protein 2, with product MAELHIIGQLVGATGFPHNRLFCKWGVHTGGAWRLLSGLKQGQTQVDSPQTGDMAYWCHPIDLHYTTKGLQGWPKIHLQVWHQDSFGRCELFGYGYCHVPSSPGHHRVSCCTWRPLGSWQEELSRTFVGGGPQLKSPDLIYSGADRYRLHTAAMGTVELELGIIMRHFDKYGVEN